Proteins from a single region of Gambusia affinis linkage group LG12, SWU_Gaff_1.0, whole genome shotgun sequence:
- the atg10 gene encoding ubiquitin-like-conjugating enzyme ATG10 isoform X2, with product MSCSVLDEEQFRQCCQLLLQRSDQLGDGWSWEAVQGSEEGYLRKTALRSVPSDWGPLHDQEGFNFHPQPQTLCDSTGHEKEEDPAASTGSVFLTAEEDDDGSYTVTNGSSLVLQYEYHILFSCSYGAPVLYFRAFTLEGRSLALEEMWSTIHPNYRLCLQNSPLNAISQQEHPLLGQPFFFFHPCRTEEFMGPVLQAASDQGRPVNYVLSWLSVVGPVVGLDVPLQYCTPLHSAVSLNSTKPH from the exons ATGAGCTGCAGTGTCCTGGATGAGGAGCAGTTCCGTCAGTGCTGCCAGCTGCTCCTTCAGCGCTCTGACCAGTTGGGGGATGGCTGGAGCTGGGAAGCCGTTCAG GGCTCCGAAGAGGGCTACCTCAGAAAGACTGCACTAAGGTCAGTTCCTAGTGACTGGGGTCCACTTCATGACCAGGAGGGGTTTAATTTCCACCCACAGCCACAGACCCTGTGTGACTCTACTGGACATGAAAAGGAAGAA GACCCAGCGGCCTCCACTGGTTCTGTCTTCCTCACAGCtgaagaagatgatgatggtAGCTACACAGTGACTAACGGCAGCAGCCTGGTGCTGCAGTACGAGTATCACATCCTGTTCTCCTGCAGCTACGGAGCTCCTGTCCTGTATTTCAGAGCGTTCACTTTGG AGGGAAGGAGCCTGGCATTAGAGGAGATGTGGAGCACCATCCACCCAAACTACAGGCTGTGTCTTCAGAACAGCCCTCTCAATGCGATAAGTCAGCAG GAGCACCCCTTGCTGGGCCAGCcgttctttttctttcacccATGTAGAACAGAGGAGTTCATGGGACCTGTGCTGCAGGCTGCTTCAGATCAAGGCAG ACCAGTGAACTATGTCCTGTCATGGCTGAGCGTGGTGGGGCCTGTCGTGGGTCTGGATGTTCCGCTGCAGTACTGCACACCTCTCCATTCTGCCGTTTCACTCAACAGTACAAAACCCCACTGA
- the en2b gene encoding homeobox protein engrailed-2b has product MEENVEGEPQRPKSSGEKSNRAILPLLQQPGIQQSNRVTNFYIDNILRPDFGRKRKKGTLCVRGGHGLEERSEVSGRKASKTDSKRGRTGGREGSLGKSDLQNAQSEASGPGLTACDSGRGISCRSPESSEAPAAPAAPAAPAAKPMLWPAWVYCTRYSDRPSSGPRSRKPKKAPTPSKEDKRPRTAFSAEQLQRLKAEFQKNRYLTEQRRQNLALELSLNESQIKIWFQNKRAKIKKASGKKNSLAEHLMAQGLYNHSAGREAEARSDSD; this is encoded by the exons ATGGAGGAAAATGTTGAAGGAGAACCTCAGCGCCCAAAGAGCTCTGGAGAGAAGTCCAACCGGGCCAtcctgcctctgctgcagcagcccGGGATTCAGCAGTCCAACCGGGTCACCAACTTCTACATAGACAACATCTTAAGGCCGGACTTTGGCcgaaagagaaagaaaggcaCATTATGTGTTCGGGGAGGACACGGGCTGGAGGAGAGGAGCGAGGTGTCAGGGAGAAAAGCCTCCAAAACGGACTCAAAGCGCGGCAGGACAGGAGGACGGGAGGGCAGCTTGGGGAAGTCCGACCTCCAGAATGCGCAGTCAGAGGCGAGCGGCCCCGGCCTGACAGCCTGCGACTCAGGCCGAGGGATCTCCTGCCGCAGCCCCGAGAGCAGCGAGGCCCCGGCGGCTCCTGCGGCTCCTGCGGCCCCAGCAGCCAAGCCGATGCTGTGGCCGGCCTGGGTTTATTGTACCAGGTACTCCGATCGGCCTTCATCAG GGCCCAGATCCCGCAAACCAAAGAAAGCCCCGACCCCGAGCAAGGAGGACAAGCGGCCCCGGACGGCCTTCAGTGCCGAGCAGCTGCAGCGGCTGAAAGCGGAGTTCCAGAAGAACCGCTACCTCACCGAGCAGCGGAGGCAGAACCTGGCCCTGGAGCTCAGCCTCAACGAGTCTCAGATCAAAATCTGGTTCCAGAACAAGCGGGCCAAGATTAAAAAGGCCTCCGGGAAGAAGAACTCTCTGGCGGAGCACCTGATGGCGCAGGGGCTGTACAACCACTCCGCCGGCCGGGAGGCGGAGGCCCGCTCCGACAGCGACTGA
- the atg10 gene encoding ubiquitin-like-conjugating enzyme ATG10 isoform X1 yields MSCSVLDEEQFRQCCQLLLQRSDQLGDGWSWEAVQGSEEGYLRKTALRSVPSDWGPLHDQEGFNFHPQPQTLCDSTGHEKEEQDPAASTGSVFLTAEEDDDGSYTVTNGSSLVLQYEYHILFSCSYGAPVLYFRAFTLEGRSLALEEMWSTIHPNYRLCLQNSPLNAISQQEHPLLGQPFFFFHPCRTEEFMGPVLQAASDQGRPVNYVLSWLSVVGPVVGLDVPLQYCTPLHSAVSLNSTKPH; encoded by the exons ATGAGCTGCAGTGTCCTGGATGAGGAGCAGTTCCGTCAGTGCTGCCAGCTGCTCCTTCAGCGCTCTGACCAGTTGGGGGATGGCTGGAGCTGGGAAGCCGTTCAG GGCTCCGAAGAGGGCTACCTCAGAAAGACTGCACTAAGGTCAGTTCCTAGTGACTGGGGTCCACTTCATGACCAGGAGGGGTTTAATTTCCACCCACAGCCACAGACCCTGTGTGACTCTACTGGACATGAAAAGGAAGAA CAGGACCCAGCGGCCTCCACTGGTTCTGTCTTCCTCACAGCtgaagaagatgatgatggtAGCTACACAGTGACTAACGGCAGCAGCCTGGTGCTGCAGTACGAGTATCACATCCTGTTCTCCTGCAGCTACGGAGCTCCTGTCCTGTATTTCAGAGCGTTCACTTTGG AGGGAAGGAGCCTGGCATTAGAGGAGATGTGGAGCACCATCCACCCAAACTACAGGCTGTGTCTTCAGAACAGCCCTCTCAATGCGATAAGTCAGCAG GAGCACCCCTTGCTGGGCCAGCcgttctttttctttcacccATGTAGAACAGAGGAGTTCATGGGACCTGTGCTGCAGGCTGCTTCAGATCAAGGCAG ACCAGTGAACTATGTCCTGTCATGGCTGAGCGTGGTGGGGCCTGTCGTGGGTCTGGATGTTCCGCTGCAGTACTGCACACCTCTCCATTCTGCCGTTTCACTCAACAGTACAAAACCCCACTGA
- the atg10 gene encoding ubiquitin-like-conjugating enzyme ATG10 isoform X3, whose protein sequence is MSCSVLDEEQFRQCCQLLLQRSDQLGDGWSWEAVQGSEEGYLRKTALRSVPSDWGPLHDQEGFNFHPQPQTLCDSTGHEKEEQDPAASTGSVFLTAEEDDDGSYTVTNGSSLVLQYEYHILFSCSYGAPVLYFRAFTLEGRSLALEEMWSTIHPNYRLCLQNSPLNAISQQEHPLLGQPFFFFHPCRTEEFMGPVLQAASDQDQ, encoded by the exons ATGAGCTGCAGTGTCCTGGATGAGGAGCAGTTCCGTCAGTGCTGCCAGCTGCTCCTTCAGCGCTCTGACCAGTTGGGGGATGGCTGGAGCTGGGAAGCCGTTCAG GGCTCCGAAGAGGGCTACCTCAGAAAGACTGCACTAAGGTCAGTTCCTAGTGACTGGGGTCCACTTCATGACCAGGAGGGGTTTAATTTCCACCCACAGCCACAGACCCTGTGTGACTCTACTGGACATGAAAAGGAAGAA CAGGACCCAGCGGCCTCCACTGGTTCTGTCTTCCTCACAGCtgaagaagatgatgatggtAGCTACACAGTGACTAACGGCAGCAGCCTGGTGCTGCAGTACGAGTATCACATCCTGTTCTCCTGCAGCTACGGAGCTCCTGTCCTGTATTTCAGAGCGTTCACTTTGG AGGGAAGGAGCCTGGCATTAGAGGAGATGTGGAGCACCATCCACCCAAACTACAGGCTGTGTCTTCAGAACAGCCCTCTCAATGCGATAAGTCAGCAG GAGCACCCCTTGCTGGGCCAGCcgttctttttctttcacccATGTAGAACAGAGGAGTTCATGGGACCTGTGCTGCAGGCTGCTTCAGATCAAG ACCAGTGA